One genomic region from Diabrotica undecimpunctata isolate CICGRU chromosome 9, icDiaUnde3, whole genome shotgun sequence encodes:
- the LOC140451257 gene encoding uncharacterized protein, with amino-acid sequence MFYTANLEVYFGQQPEERFQVSNRPSDVVQRLCEPIYDSGRNLTIDNWFTSIELVNKLYEKKITVVRTIRKNKRELPFEFTKPKHPINSSMFGFNQHITLVSYIPKKNKNVSLVSSLHHDDAIDYSSGNQNKPEIIALYNSTKIGVDMVNQLSANYNKLFKKHKALANGYILYHIEYIWH; translated from the coding sequence ATGTTTTATACGGCTAATTTAGAAGTATATTTTGGCCAACAACCTGAAGAACGTTTTCAAGTTAGTAACAGACCTAGTGATGTTGTTCAACGGCTATGTGAACCTATTTATGATTCAGGCCGAAATCTAACAATTGATAATTGGTTTACAAGTATCGAGTTGGTGAACAAGTTATACGAGAAGAAAATTACAGTAGTGAGAACCATTAGGAAGAATAAAAGAGAATTGCCGTTTGAATTCACAAAACCAAAGCATCCTATAAATTCAAGTATGTTTGGTTTTAATCAACATATTACACTAGTTTCTTatattcctaaaaaaaataaaaatgtatcgCTTGTATCCTCACTACATCATGATGATGCAATTGATTATAGTAGCGGTAATCAAAATAAACCAGAAATTATCGCCCTATACAATTCAACAAAAATAGGAGTCGACATGGTAAACCAGCTCAGTGCTAACTACAACAAACTGTTCAAGAAGCACAAAGCGTTGGCCAATGGTTATATTCTATACCATATTGAATATATCTGGCATTAA